One segment of Yersinia kristensenii DNA contains the following:
- a CDS encoding beta-galactosidase — MTAQQEVKQQVKPALSQILFRRDWESPQITQYNRLEAHPPFYSWRNIDAAQDDTYSPQRQLLNGQWVFSYFTRPESVPDEWTEQDLPGAASIPVPSNWQLHGYDTPIYTNVRYPIPVDPPRVPQDNPTGCYSYNFTLDPNWLSAGQTRIIFDGVSSAFYLWCNGYWVGYSQDSRLPAEFDLTPYLQANNNRIAVLVLRWSDGSYLEDQDMWRMSGIFRDVSLLHKPDIHLRDIHITTHLSPEFSSAHLDVMAAVNIPLIDINNMQVAEAYQIRVQLWLEETLVTSLQQPLSTQAIDERGNYTDRTLLSLRVEQPLLWSAEQPTLYRAVISLLDNQQKLIEAEAYDVGFRQVVIHQGLLKINGKAVLIRGVNRHEHHPQTGQAIDEESMLQDIILMKQHNFNAVRCSHYPNHPLWYRLCDRYGLYVVDEANIETHGMQPMGRLADDPQWFSAFSERVTRMVQRDRNHPCIIIWSLGNESGHGTSHDALYRWVKTNDPTRPVQYEGGGANTQATDIVCPMYARVDEDQPFPTVPKWAIKKWIGLPNESRPLILCEYAHAMGNSFGGFSRYWQAFRQYPRLQGGFIWDWVDQSLSRNDENGQSYWAYGGDFGDSPNDRQFCMNGLVFPDRTPHPSLYEAQCAQQFFQFELLSTTPLVVSITSEYLFKNSDNEQLYWRIELEGKSVLEGSRPLDLSPESTQYITLAEQLPIISEQGDLWLNVEVRQVKETTWSPKHHRSAWHQWRLPHSLSVPQSSLASLAESNSLQLHQNAQYITVVHQQQRWLFSCKTGLMEQWWVDGENRLLTPLRDQFIRAPLDNDIGISEATQIDPNAWVERWKKAGMYQLEQRCLSLQADKLSHAIQINAEYVYEFAKEQLLYTHWFYRFDQQGCMTIDVRVQIATSLPSPARIGMCCQLSDVSENVSWLGLGPHENYPDRQLSAQYGHWSQPLEQMHTPYIFPSENGLRCKTSTLNYGNWLLTGQFHFGISRYSTQQLMVTSHQHLLKPEPGTWLNIDGFHMGVGGDDSWSPSVHSDNLLTRETYQYQVRWQYKNDM; from the coding sequence ATGACGGCACAGCAAGAAGTTAAACAGCAGGTTAAACCAGCCCTATCACAGATTTTATTTCGCCGAGATTGGGAAAGCCCACAGATAACACAATACAATCGCCTTGAAGCGCACCCTCCATTTTACAGTTGGCGAAATATCGATGCCGCTCAAGATGATACCTATTCTCCACAGCGGCAATTACTGAATGGACAGTGGGTATTTAGTTATTTTACACGGCCCGAATCAGTACCCGATGAATGGACTGAGCAAGATTTGCCTGGAGCTGCGTCAATACCAGTCCCTTCAAATTGGCAGCTCCATGGTTACGACACCCCGATTTATACCAATGTACGATACCCAATTCCCGTTGACCCACCGCGAGTACCGCAGGATAACCCGACAGGCTGCTATTCCTATAATTTCACATTGGACCCCAATTGGCTCTCGGCAGGGCAAACCCGCATTATTTTTGATGGTGTGAGCTCCGCATTTTATCTGTGGTGCAACGGCTATTGGGTCGGATATTCCCAAGACAGTCGCCTGCCCGCCGAGTTTGATCTCACTCCTTATTTGCAAGCAAACAATAACCGCATCGCCGTTCTTGTATTGCGTTGGAGTGATGGTAGCTATCTGGAAGATCAAGATATGTGGCGCATGAGCGGAATTTTTCGTGATGTCAGCCTACTGCACAAACCTGATATTCATTTGCGGGATATTCATATCACGACGCATTTATCGCCAGAATTCAGCTCCGCCCATTTAGATGTGATGGCGGCAGTTAATATCCCATTGATTGATATCAATAACATGCAAGTGGCCGAAGCCTATCAAATCCGGGTACAGCTTTGGTTAGAAGAGACATTAGTTACCAGTTTACAACAACCTCTAAGTACTCAAGCAATTGATGAAAGAGGGAATTATACTGATCGCACTCTCCTAAGCCTACGGGTAGAACAGCCATTATTATGGAGCGCTGAACAACCTACACTCTATCGAGCCGTCATCTCGCTACTTGATAACCAGCAAAAACTTATCGAAGCAGAAGCTTATGATGTCGGCTTCCGCCAAGTCGTCATTCATCAAGGCTTACTCAAGATTAATGGCAAAGCAGTGCTGATTCGTGGAGTAAATCGCCATGAGCATCACCCCCAAACAGGCCAAGCTATAGATGAAGAAAGTATGCTGCAAGATATCATTTTAATGAAACAGCATAACTTTAATGCCGTAAGGTGTTCACATTACCCCAATCACCCATTGTGGTATCGCCTGTGCGATCGCTACGGTTTATATGTTGTCGATGAAGCCAACATCGAAACACATGGAATGCAGCCTATGGGGCGATTAGCAGACGATCCACAGTGGTTTTCTGCTTTCAGCGAACGGGTTACTCGGATGGTTCAGCGCGATCGTAACCATCCTTGTATTATTATCTGGTCATTAGGCAATGAATCAGGTCACGGCACTAGCCACGATGCACTTTATCGCTGGGTAAAAACCAATGACCCCACTCGCCCGGTACAATATGAAGGTGGCGGTGCGAATACCCAAGCTACTGATATTGTTTGCCCAATGTATGCTCGAGTGGATGAAGATCAACCTTTCCCTACAGTACCTAAATGGGCAATAAAAAAATGGATTGGTCTACCAAACGAATCTCGTCCATTGATTTTATGTGAATACGCCCATGCAATGGGCAACAGTTTTGGTGGATTTTCCCGCTATTGGCAAGCATTTCGCCAATACCCTCGGCTACAAGGAGGGTTTATTTGGGATTGGGTAGACCAAAGCCTTAGTCGTAATGATGAGAATGGTCAGTCTTATTGGGCTTATGGTGGTGACTTTGGCGACAGCCCCAATGACCGCCAATTCTGTATGAATGGATTAGTTTTCCCTGACCGCACCCCCCACCCAAGTTTGTATGAAGCACAATGCGCGCAGCAATTTTTCCAATTCGAGTTGCTTAGCACAACACCGCTGGTAGTCAGCATTACCAGTGAATATCTGTTCAAAAACAGCGATAACGAGCAGCTGTATTGGCGTATAGAGTTAGAAGGAAAGTCAGTTCTGGAAGGGAGCCGTCCACTAGATTTATCGCCTGAAAGTACACAATACATCACATTGGCAGAGCAATTACCGATCATCAGTGAGCAGGGTGATTTATGGTTGAATGTTGAGGTCAGGCAAGTAAAAGAGACAACTTGGTCACCAAAGCATCATCGTAGCGCCTGGCATCAATGGCGTTTACCACATTCGCTATCTGTTCCCCAAAGCTCCTTAGCTAGCTTAGCTGAGTCTAATAGCCTCCAACTGCACCAAAATGCGCAATATATTACTGTGGTTCATCAACAACAGCGCTGGTTATTTAGCTGCAAAACCGGATTAATGGAACAATGGTGGGTCGATGGGGAAAACAGATTACTAACCCCATTGCGTGATCAATTTATCCGCGCACCGCTGGATAACGATATTGGTATTAGTGAAGCAACACAGATTGATCCCAACGCTTGGGTTGAGCGCTGGAAAAAAGCAGGAATGTATCAACTGGAACAACGTTGTTTATCATTACAAGCGGATAAGTTGTCTCACGCTATACAAATCAATGCTGAATATGTGTATGAGTTTGCCAAAGAACAATTATTGTATACCCATTGGTTCTACCGCTTTGATCAACAAGGCTGTATGACCATTGATGTCCGGGTTCAAATTGCTACATCGCTCCCCTCACCGGCAAGAATCGGTATGTGTTGCCAATTATCTGATGTTTCTGAAAATGTTAGTTGGTTGGGATTAGGGCCTCACGAAAACTATCCTGACCGCCAACTCTCGGCACAATATGGTCACTGGTCGCAACCCCTTGAACAGATGCACACCCCCTACATATTTCCAAGTGAGAATGGATTACGTTGCAAAACTAGTACATTGAATTATGGAAATTGGTTATTAACGGGACAGTTCCATTTTGGTATCAGCCGTTACAGCACACAGCAACTCATGGTGACCAGCCATCAGCATTTGCTTAAACCAGAACCAGGTACCTGGCTTAATATTGATGGTTTCCATATGGGGGTCGGTGGTGATGATTCATGGAGCCCCAGCGTCCATAGCGATAACTTACTGACGCGTGAAACTTATCAGTATCAGGTTCGCTGGCAATACAAAAACGATATGTAA
- a CDS encoding LacI family DNA-binding transcriptional regulator: MKPKSATLDDVARLAGVSYQTVSRVLNQAPHVSLKTRNKVELAMAELNYVPNRVAQQLAGKHSLTLGLATTDLSLHAPSQIAAAIKRKARELRYNVVIAMVDDQSEHSCQQAINELLAQRVDGILVNVPLKTKHSQKITEQCADTPVLFLDVDPQSTAFSVLFDPKAGAIQGANYIIALGHQQIVLISGPKDAISAQLRHQGWLQVLNNASLIPQAVYHGSWNAQSGYQATQKLIASKTPFSAILVANDQMALGVLRALHEHNIDVPEKVSVIGYDDTADSAYFQPPLTTIRQNFKLLGEESVSRLIVKLHHTIEPPSQSLSLETELIIRQTTASFNPVRYKNE; this comes from the coding sequence ATGAAGCCCAAGTCTGCCACTTTAGATGATGTCGCACGCCTGGCGGGTGTTTCTTATCAAACGGTATCCCGTGTTTTAAACCAAGCCCCTCATGTCTCGCTAAAAACCCGGAATAAAGTTGAATTGGCTATGGCTGAGCTGAACTATGTTCCTAACCGGGTAGCCCAGCAATTAGCAGGCAAACATAGCCTAACTCTCGGGTTAGCGACCACCGACCTTTCTTTGCATGCTCCTTCGCAAATAGCCGCCGCAATAAAAAGAAAAGCCCGTGAACTACGGTATAACGTCGTCATTGCCATGGTCGATGACCAAAGCGAACACTCCTGCCAACAAGCTATAAACGAGTTACTAGCTCAACGAGTTGATGGGATTTTAGTCAATGTTCCTTTGAAGACAAAGCACAGCCAGAAAATTACCGAACAATGTGCAGATACGCCGGTCCTTTTTCTCGATGTTGACCCCCAGTCCACCGCTTTCAGCGTCTTATTTGACCCCAAAGCAGGTGCAATTCAGGGGGCTAACTACATCATCGCATTAGGCCACCAGCAAATAGTGCTTATCTCCGGCCCCAAAGACGCTATTTCAGCCCAATTACGCCATCAGGGGTGGTTACAGGTATTGAATAACGCCTCACTCATACCACAAGCGGTTTACCACGGATCATGGAATGCGCAGAGTGGCTATCAGGCAACACAGAAATTGATCGCCAGCAAGACTCCTTTTAGCGCTATTTTGGTCGCTAACGACCAGATGGCACTCGGCGTATTACGTGCTCTGCACGAACATAATATCGACGTCCCGGAGAAGGTCTCTGTCATTGGTTATGATGATACTGCGGACAGTGCTTATTTCCAGCCCCCCCTGACCACCATCAGACAAAACTTCAAGTTATTAGGAGAAGAAAGCGTTTCCCGTCTGATAGTCAAGCTACATCATACGATTGAACCGCCCTCTCAATCGTTGTCTTTAGAGACTGAATTGATAATACGCCAGACTACAGCCTCTTTTAATCCTGTAAGGTACAAAAACGAATAA
- the cspE gene encoding transcription antiterminator/RNA stability regulator CspE — MSNMMKGQVKWFNESKGFGFITPADGSKDVFVHFSAIQDQGFKTLAEGQNVQFSIENGAKGPSAANVTAI; from the coding sequence ATGTCTAACATGATGAAAGGTCAAGTAAAGTGGTTCAACGAGTCTAAAGGCTTCGGTTTCATCACTCCAGCTGATGGCAGCAAAGACGTGTTCGTGCACTTCTCTGCAATCCAAGATCAAGGCTTCAAGACCCTGGCTGAAGGCCAGAATGTACAGTTCTCTATCGAGAACGGTGCTAAAGGTCCGTCTGCAGCAAACGTAACTGCAATCTAA
- the dsrB gene encoding protein DsrB: MKVNDRVTVKTDGGPRREGVVLEVEQFSEGVMYLVSLENYPAGVWFFNETDSHDGTFVEPLHQ; the protein is encoded by the coding sequence ATGAAAGTGAATGATCGGGTAACAGTAAAAACCGATGGCGGCCCGCGACGTGAGGGGGTCGTTTTAGAGGTGGAACAGTTTAGCGAGGGTGTTATGTATCTGGTTTCACTGGAAAATTACCCCGCCGGTGTCTGGTTCTTTAATGAAACTGATAGCCATGATGGCACCTTTGTTGAACCACTTCACCAATAG
- a CDS encoding methyl-accepting chemotaxis protein — protein MKRGSTHKPLDIKITPEHNKETKVLFVNNMRLVTLFIAILAGILLLFAAAIGTSGYFLKQSNQSLEEATQELDIRLGLSNSSNHLRTARLILIQAASSARIGDATGYQQGLKNAENRISQSQQMFDLYYNRPTKSETDIALDSPLKKAYEQYRDDGMKLMLEATKEGHFEEVISLEAEKLNQLDDAYNEPLLKAVKYRTELANQINQSAQQEAHLGYILMGGAFILAILLTVIAFLVISKVIIKPINWLVVRIQRIAQGDLTQSPVAFGRNEIGVLGHNIQQMQDSLASTVEAVRSSAESIYQGSSEIALGNTDLSARTEQQAASLEQTAASMEQLTATVKQNAENAHHASQLAANASGKAAQGGDIVNDVVDTMDKISLSSMKIAEITNVINSIAFQTNILALNAAVEAARAGEQGRGFAVVASEVRNLAQRSADAAKEIESLIEVSVDLIGDGSILVSDAGKTMKEIVTAVTHVTDIMGEIASASDEQSRGITQVAQAVSEMDNVTQQNASLVQEASAAAASLEQQAEILTQAVAVFHLNGRNPAPSLKTPTPSSGGQNKTGGNKKSADDSLNWETF, from the coding sequence ATGAAACGTGGAAGTACGCATAAGCCATTGGATATAAAAATAACGCCAGAACATAATAAAGAGACGAAAGTATTGTTTGTTAATAATATGCGTCTGGTTACTTTGTTTATCGCCATTCTGGCGGGGATATTGCTTTTATTTGCAGCGGCAATTGGTACATCTGGCTACTTCTTGAAACAAAGTAACCAATCGCTTGAAGAAGCGACTCAAGAGCTGGATATACGCCTGGGCCTCTCTAACAGCTCCAACCATTTGCGTACTGCGCGCCTTATTTTGATTCAGGCAGCATCATCGGCGCGTATTGGTGATGCTACAGGTTATCAACAGGGCTTGAAGAATGCAGAAAATCGCATTTCTCAATCGCAACAAATGTTTGACCTCTACTATAACCGCCCCACTAAATCCGAAACCGACATCGCCTTAGACAGCCCACTGAAGAAAGCCTATGAACAATATCGCGACGACGGCATGAAACTCATGCTGGAAGCGACTAAAGAGGGGCATTTCGAAGAAGTTATCTCGTTAGAGGCAGAGAAACTTAATCAGTTAGATGACGCCTATAACGAGCCGCTGCTAAAAGCCGTTAAATATCGCACAGAACTCGCCAACCAAATTAATCAGTCGGCTCAACAGGAGGCACACCTCGGCTACATACTGATGGGCGGGGCCTTTATTCTGGCTATATTACTGACAGTAATCGCTTTTTTAGTGATCAGCAAAGTCATTATCAAGCCGATTAACTGGTTGGTAGTGCGTATTCAACGAATTGCTCAAGGGGATTTAACACAAAGCCCCGTGGCATTTGGCCGCAATGAAATCGGTGTGTTAGGTCATAATATTCAACAAATGCAAGATTCGTTAGCTTCCACGGTTGAAGCGGTACGAAGCAGTGCCGAATCTATATATCAAGGCTCTAGCGAAATAGCACTGGGCAATACCGATCTTTCAGCACGAACTGAGCAACAAGCCGCGTCACTTGAACAGACAGCAGCTAGCATGGAGCAACTGACTGCAACGGTTAAACAAAATGCGGAAAATGCCCACCATGCCAGTCAACTGGCAGCGAATGCATCGGGTAAGGCTGCTCAAGGTGGCGATATCGTGAATGATGTTGTCGACACGATGGATAAAATATCCCTCAGCTCAATGAAAATTGCTGAGATTACTAACGTAATTAATAGCATTGCTTTCCAAACCAACATTCTGGCATTGAACGCTGCGGTAGAAGCAGCCCGTGCTGGTGAGCAAGGCCGTGGATTTGCGGTCGTCGCCAGTGAGGTTCGCAATCTGGCACAACGCAGTGCTGATGCAGCCAAAGAGATAGAATCGCTGATTGAAGTCTCAGTTGACCTTATTGGTGATGGCTCAATTCTGGTCTCTGATGCGGGTAAAACCATGAAAGAGATTGTAACAGCTGTTACACATGTGACTGATATTATGGGTGAAATTGCATCAGCCTCTGATGAACAAAGCCGCGGGATCACCCAGGTTGCGCAAGCTGTATCCGAGATGGACAACGTAACACAGCAGAATGCCTCTTTGGTACAAGAAGCATCAGCGGCAGCGGCATCTTTAGAGCAGCAGGCCGAGATACTGACTCAAGCCGTTGCAGTCTTCCATTTAAATGGCCGTAATCCAGCTCCGTCCCTTAAAACGCCAACGCCTTCATCTGGAGGACAGAATAAAACCGGCGGAAATAAAAAGTCTGCCGATGACTCGCTGAATTGGGAAACTTTCTGA
- a CDS encoding MgtC family protein — protein sequence MALTPFVINLLLAMCLGALIGAERQWRQRMAGLRTNALVATGAAVFILSSYATSPDSPGRIAAQVVSGIGFLGAGVIMREGMNIRGLNTAATLWCSAGIGVLCGLGLYWNAVAATAVILCANILLREAAQRINMQPQQQAVDLEVRYRIHVTCGTEDEVLVRTLILQALNGMALRLQSLCSADIAKPGQLEVCAEIMATPAAQKEIESIVCRVSLERSVSAIHWRIASELPA from the coding sequence ATGGCATTAACTCCTTTTGTTATAAATTTATTACTGGCGATGTGCTTGGGTGCATTAATTGGTGCCGAAAGACAATGGCGCCAGCGTATGGCTGGCCTGCGGACTAATGCATTAGTTGCGACGGGTGCGGCGGTATTTATTCTCAGCTCTTATGCTACCTCTCCTGATAGCCCGGGCCGTATTGCTGCTCAAGTGGTCTCGGGGATTGGTTTCTTGGGGGCTGGCGTTATTATGCGCGAAGGCATGAATATTCGAGGCTTAAATACGGCGGCCACCTTGTGGTGTTCCGCAGGGATTGGTGTGCTTTGTGGTCTGGGATTGTATTGGAATGCTGTTGCAGCAACGGCTGTCATTCTATGCGCCAATATATTACTGCGGGAAGCTGCGCAACGCATTAATATGCAACCTCAACAACAAGCTGTTGATTTAGAAGTACGTTATCGTATTCACGTGACATGTGGCACGGAAGATGAAGTATTAGTCCGCACCCTAATTTTACAGGCATTGAATGGTATGGCATTACGTCTGCAATCATTATGCAGCGCCGATATTGCCAAGCCCGGTCAGTTAGAAGTCTGTGCTGAAATAATGGCAACGCCAGCAGCACAAAAAGAAATTGAAAGTATTGTTTGCCGAGTCAGTCTGGAGCGGAGTGTCAGTGCTATTCATTGGCGTATCGCATCAGAATTACCAGCATAA